The following coding sequences are from one Lycium ferocissimum isolate CSIRO_LF1 chromosome 3, AGI_CSIRO_Lferr_CH_V1, whole genome shotgun sequence window:
- the LOC132049144 gene encoding outer envelope pore protein 16-3, chloroplastic/mitochondrial, with amino-acid sequence MSIDLLDPQEYHPNCTLHNHHLLRSLLSLSHRKTDQFHSLLGSSKIMDEAAELRYYEEEDTPGMKTFKGATTGLVAGTLWGAIIATWHDVPRVERNVALPGLIRTLKMMGSHGVTFAAIGGVYIGVEQLVQNYRMKRDFFNGAVGGFVAGASVLGYKGRSIPTALSAGAALAVTSAIIDGLGATTRTDNGKEYYPYTTKKRVAAE; translated from the exons ATGAGCATTGATCTACTGGACCCCCAAGAATATCACCCAAATTGCACATTGCACAATCACCATCTTCTTCGctcccttctctctctctcacatcGCAAAACAGATCAGTTCCATTCACTGCTTG GATCGAGTAAAATCATGGATGAAGCTGCAGAGCTAAGGTATTATGAAGAGGAGGATACACCAGGGATGAAAACATTTAAAGGTGCAACCACAGGTCTAGTTGCTGGTACTCTTTGGGGTGCCATTATTGCCACTTGGCATGATGTACCCCGTGTTGAGAGAAATGTTGCTCTTCCTGGTTTGATTCGGACATTGAAAATGATGGGAAGCCACGGAGTTACCTTTGCTGCTATTGGTGGAGTCTATATAGGTGTAGAACAGCTGGTGCAGAACTATAGGatgaaaagagatttttttaaTGGAGCAGTTGGTGGATTTGTTGCTGGTGCTTCTGTGCTGGGTTACAAAG GAAGGAGTATTCCAACTGCTCTCTCTGCTGGAGCTGCACTTGCAGTCACTTCTGCTATAATTGATGGACTAGGCGCGACCACGAGAACTGACAATGGCAAGGAGTACTACCCTTACACTACGAAGAAACGAGTTGCTGCTGAATGA
- the LOC132049145 gene encoding squamosa promoter-binding-like protein 9, whose protein sequence is MYKNATFYKDFDMNGNWESEMDNSSDSLNGLKFGKKIYFGNVGSTNGSSGSSSSPVKRGRGGGGGVVGGGQPPRCQVEGCQVDLSDAKAYYSRHKVCGMHSKSPTVIVAGLEQRFCQQCSRFHQLPEFDQGKRSCRRRLACHNERRRKPPSGSLFSTHYGNLSSSIFENNSSRSGSFLVDFSSHQNANESSWPNTRASDQGWDRQSTASGKFLQRPWLNNSENAANELVLQGSATGVPSGECFPGVSDSTGALSLLSNRSWGSRNRPTSLGVNSQVNIDGVHSIQPSGSHGAPTNHFSSPSSSSHEMPPDLGLGQMLQASDNPYCGELGMAQHGDGRQYMELDNSKGYHPSVQNVHWTL, encoded by the exons atgtataaaaatgccACCTTTTATAAAGATTTTGACATGAATGGGAACTGGGAGTCAGAAATGGATAATTCATCAGATTCTTTAAATGGTTTGAAGTTTGGCAAGAAAATCTATTTTGGGAATGTGGGGTCCACAAATGGAAGTAGTGGGTCATCATCATCGCCGGTGAAGAGGGGtaggggtggtgggggtggggttgtgGGGGGTGGTCAACCACCTAGGTGTCAAGTTGAAGGTTGTCAGGTAGATCTGAGTGATGCTAAAGCTTACTATTCTAGGCATAAAGTTTGTGGTATGCATTCCAAGTCACCTACTGTTATTGTTGCTGGTCTTGAACAGAGGTTTTGTCAACAGTGTAGCAG GTTCCATCAATTGCCTGAATTTGACCAAGGAAAAAGGAGTTGCCGCAGGCGATTGGCATGCCATAATGAGCGCCGTAGGAAGCCTCCATCTGGATCTCTTTTCTCTACACACTATGGGAATCTTTCTTCATCAATTTTTG AAAACAATAGCAGCAGATCCGGAAGCTTTCTGGTAGACTTCAGCTCACACCAAAATGCCAATGAGAGCTCATGGCCAAATACTAGAGCATCTGATCAAGGATGGGATCGTCAATCTACTGCATCAGGGAAGTTCCTTCAACGTCCTTGGCTGAATAATTCCGAAAATGCTGCAAATGAGCTTGTTCTGCAAGGTTCAGCTACTGGTGTTCCTTCAGGAGAATGTTTCCCTGGAGTCTCGGATTCCACTGGTGCTCTCTCTCTTCTGTCAAATCGGTCCTGGGGATCGAGGAACCGACCCACAAGTCTTGGGGTTAACAGCCAAGTTAACATTGATGGGGTCCACTCCATTCAACCGTCAGGTTCTCATGGTGCCCCCACCAATCACTTCTCAAGCCCTAGCAGCAGTTCGCATGAGATGCCCCCTGATCTCGGTTTAGGTCAAATGTTACAGGCTTCTGATAATCCGTACTGTGGTGAGCTTGGGATGGCTCAGCATGGTGATGGAAGACAATACATGGAGTTGGACAACTCTAAGGGTTATCATCCTTCTGTTCAGAATGTGCACTGGACTCTTTGA
- the LOC132049143 gene encoding FT-interacting protein 3, whose product MQRPPQEDFSLKETKPHLGGGKVSGDKLTSTYDLVEQMQYLYVRVVKARDLPGKDVTGSLDPYVEVRLGNYRGTTRHFEKKSNPEWNQVFAFSKDRIQASVLEVTVKDKDVVKDDFVGRVLFDLNEIPKRVPPDSPLAPQWYRLEERNGNKVKGELMLAVWMGNQADEAFPEAWHSDAAAVSGADGLANIRSKVYLSPKLWYLRVNVIEAQDLIPSDRSRFPEVFVKAILGNQPLRTRVSMSKTINPMWNEDLMFVAAEPFEEPLILSVEDRIAPSKDEVIGRCAIPLQYVDRRLDHRPVNTRWFNLEKHVIVEGQKKEIKFASRIHVRVCLEGGYHVLDESTHYSSDLRPTAKQLWKSSIGVLEVGVLSAQGLSPMKTKDGRATTDAYCVAKYGQKWVRTRTIIDSFAPKWNEQYTWEVFDPCTVITIGVFDNCHLQGGDKSGGARDSRIGKVRIRLSTLETDRVYTHSYPLLVLHPTGVKKMGEIHLAVRFTCSSLVNMMHMYSQPLLPKMHYLHPLTVSQLDNLRHQATQIVSIRLSRAEPPLRKEIVEYMLDVGSHMWSMRRSKANFFRIMGVLGVVISVGKWFDQICNWKNPITTVLIHILFLILVLYPELILPTIFLYLFLIGIWYYRWRPRHPPHMDTRLSCADAAHPDELDEEFDTFPTSRSPDIIRMRYDRLRSIAGRIQTVVGDLATQGERLQSLLSWRDPRATALFVIFCLVAAVVLYVTPFQALALLIGFYTLRHPRFRSKLPSVPLNFFRRLPARTDCML is encoded by the coding sequence ATGCAGCGGCCCCCACAAGAAGATTTCTCACTCAAGGAGACTAAACCCCACCTTGGTGGAGGGAAAGTCTCTGGTGATAAGCTAACTAGCACATATGACCTTGTTGAGCAAATGCAGTATCTTTATGTTCGGGTGGTAAAAGCTAGAGATTTACCCGGGAAGGATGTTACGGGTAGTCTTGATCCTTATGTTGAAGTTAGGCTTGGGAACTATAGGGGTACGACTCGTCATTTTGAAAAGAAGTCGAATCCTGAGTGGAATCAAGTGTTTGCTTTCTCAAAGGATAGGATTCAAGCTTCTGTACTTGAAGTGACTGTGAAAGATAAGGATGTTGTTAAGGATGACTTTGTAGGTCGTGTTCTGTTTGATTTGAATGAGATCCCGAAAAGGGTCCCACCAGATAGTCCGCTCGCTCCACAGTGGTATAGATTGGAGGAGAGGAATGGTAATAAAGTAAAAGGAGAGTTAATGTTGGCTGTTTGGATGGGAAATCAAGCTGATGAAGCCTTTCCTGAAGCTTGGCATTCAGATGCTGCGGCTGTTAGTGGGGCTGATGGTCTTGCAAATATAAGGTCCAAAGTGTACCTCTCGCCAAAACTGTGGTACCTAAGAGTTAACGTGATTGAGGCTCAAGACTTGATTCCAAGTGACAGAAGCAGGTTTCCGGAAGTTTTTGTCAAGGCCATCCTTGGAAATCAACCTTTGAGGACTAGAGTTTCCATGAGCAAGACCATTAATCCCATGTGGAATGAGGACCTGATGTTTGTAGCAGCGGAACCGTTTGAGGAGCCATTGATTTTGAGTGTTGAAGATAGAATTGCACCGAGCAAGGATGAGGTCATTGGAAGGTGTGCTATTCCTTTGCAGTATGTGGATAGGAGGTTGGACCATAGACCCGTGAACACGAGGTGGTTCAATCTTGAGAAGCATGTTATTGTTGAGGGACAAAAGAAGGAAATCAAGTTTGCTAGCCGGATTCACGTGAGAGTGTGTTTGGAAGGAGGCTACCATGTTCTTGACGAGTCAACACATTACAGTAGTGATCTTAGGCCAACTGCAAAACAGTTGTGGAAATCTAGCATCGGTGTTCTTGAAGTAGGTGTGTTAAGTGCTCAAGGCCTGTCACCAATGAAAACAAAGGACGGGCGGGCAACGACAGATGCCTATTGTGTAGCTAAATATGGGCAGAAGTGGGTCCGGACAAGGACAATTATAGATAGCTTTGCTCCCAAGTGGAACGAGCAATACACTTGGGAAGTATTTGATCCTTGCACTGTTATAACTATCGGTGTGTTCGATAATTGCCATCTACAAGGAGGAGATAAATCCGGAGGGGCACGGGACTCGAGGATCGGAAAGGTCAGGATCCGTCTTTCGACACTTGAAACTGATCGTGTCTACACACATTCTTATCCCCTATTGGTCTTGCATCCTACCGGGGTGAAAAAGATGGGTGAAATTCACTTAGCTGTGAGATTTACTTGCTCGTCATTGGTGAATATGATGCATATGTATTCTCAGCCGTTGTTACCCAAAATGCACTATCTTCATCCTTTAACGGTTAGCCAACTGGACAACTTGAGGCACCAAGCCACTCAAATCGTCTCCATAAGGCTGAGTCGTGCTGAGCCACCTTTGAGGAAAGAGATAGTAGAGTATATGTTGGATGTTGGTTCTCATATGTGGAGTATGAGGAGAAGCAAGGCTAATTTTTTTCGTATTATGGGTGTTTTAGGTGTGGTAATTTCAGTCGGAAAATGGTTCGATCAAATATGCAATTGGAAAAACCCTATTACGACTGTTCTTATACATATCCTTTTCTTGATACTGGTTTTATATCCGGAGCTTATTCTACCTACCATTTTCCTCTATCTCTTCCTAATCGGAATTTGGTACTATAGATGGAGGCCAAGGCATCCTCCTCACATGGATACTCGTCTTTCTTGTGCTGATGCTGCTCATCCCGATGAGTTAGATGAGGAATTTGATACTTTTCCCACTTCACGTTCACCTGATATTATTCGCATGAGGTATGACCGATTAAGAAGTATTGCTGGGAGGATTCAGACTGTTGTTGGTGACTTGGCTACTCAAGGAGAGAGGCTGCAGTCTTTGCTGAGCTGGCGGGACCCTAGAGCGACAGCATTGTTCGTGATTTTCTGCTTGGTTGCTGCTGTTGTGCTCTATGTTACTCCATTCCAAGCTCTGGCACTCTTGATCGGATTTTATACATTAAGGCATCCAAGGTTCCGATCCAAGCTTCCATCTGTGCCGCTTAATTTCTTCAGAAGGTTACCTGCTAGAACAGATTGCATGCTGTGA